The Coccidioides posadasii str. Silveira chromosome 2, complete sequence genomic interval GTGCTGTTTGCACGGATGATAAAGCCTCGGCATTGGGTGAACAAAGTTCCGAGTTATTCGCAGCTGTGATTGGACAGGGCCTCCCCAAGGCATCCACTGGGCTAGGGCTTTGCCCTTATCAAGCCAAGGCCGGCCGTTATCACGTTCTGCCCTTGAATATTCTTGCGCGGCCGATCCCGCCCCGCCAACATCAGAGAAATATTTCGTTGCGTTGCCCTTTGATATTTTCCTTTCTTGGAGTAGATAAAGTCTCCTGATTCCGTCAAGCTAGATAGTAGAATCGGTCATAGCGCTGTGATTTACTCTCTCTTTCGGAGGCAGTTATCTTTCGGTTGTCCAGTATGGCTTCTCCCCCACTATGACCTGCAGAGAGAAACTGCGTCAGAAGCGACCGCTCGAGACCTTGACGCTTACTGAGTGTTTATCCAGGTCGATATATTAATCaacttctttttttttttttttttttttttttttgagttTAGCAGGATATCTAGAAAGTCCAAACCCCTCCACTTCGACGCGCATTCGGACAAGATGTCGGAAAAATTCTACGTTACATATAACCAGGTACGCCCAAAGATCGGTTGCGCTGTCGAACTTTGAACGGCGATGAAGAATCTAGCCCGTAGTTTGCAGTGCTATAGTTACACAAAATGTACTTTCTTCGGCCGCCGGAAATACCGAACTGACCATACCCTTTTCTAGGTGCATAAACTATGCCAGCAGTCGGCGGATAGAATCCTAAAGGATTTTCGCCCCAATCTTATGATCGCCattggaggaggaggatatGTACCAGCGAGAATATTGAGGTCTGTGTCATCTCGCTGCAGTCCATGATAGACAATCTCCGCACCGGCGCAAAAGATCGCGACGCCGCATAGTAGCCAGACACCTCTAACAGATCTCAAACCTTCAGATCGTTCCTTAAGCAACCTGGCGCTCCTAATATTCCTATCCAAGCCATCGGTCTCTCCCTCTACGAGGATCTTGGCAAAGGTGATATCGAAGCTCCGGGTACCAAGGTTACAAGAACACAATGGCTTGATATGAGCTCCCTGGAGATGGCAAACTTGATTGGGAAAAATGTCTTGATTGTAGACGAAGTTGACGATACTCGGACGACTTTGGAGTACGCAGTCAGGGAGCTAGAGAAGGACGTGGAGCTCGCACAAAAGCAACTTGGTCGCCAGGGAGAGAAGACCACTTTTTCGATATTTGTTCTTCATGTGAGTGAATCTCGGACCATTACAGGACATCGAAGTCTTGTTGAAACATGGCGCGTTTTGTTGCTAACTTGGGCCCCTagaataaaaataaagagaaGAAGGGGAAGCTACCCCCAGAAATGTTGAAAGAAGACAGATATCTTGCTGCTGTCACCACAGATGATGTCTGGATATGTTATCCATGGGAAGCTAAGTAAGTTTAGCCCATGCATCCTTGCACCCTTAAAACAGCTCAATCTTTCGATCGAATCTTGGCGCCTATTTTGCGAGTGAAGGCTTGGTGATTAGCGCTCGTTGTCTTTTACCGTTGGATTAGATTTCGCTAACCCCGGGCCTACTAATAGGGACATCGAAGAGCACGACAGACTCGCTGTGGAACACCCATTGGTGTCATAACT includes:
- the HPT1 gene encoding hypoxanthine-guanine phosphoribosyltransferase (EggNog:ENOG410PIW2~COG:S~BUSCO:13159at33183), whose protein sequence is MSEKFYVTYNQVHKLCQQSADRILKDFRPNLMIAIGGGGYVPARILRSFLKQPGAPNIPIQAIGLSLYEDLGKGDIEAPGTKVTRTQWLDMSSLEMANLIGKNVLIVDEVDDTRTTLEYAVRELEKDVELAQKQLGRQGEKTTFSIFVLHNKNKEKKGKLPPEMLKEDRYLAAVTTDDVWICYPWEAKDIEEHDRLAVEHPLVS